The following coding sequences are from one Rutidosis leptorrhynchoides isolate AG116_Rl617_1_P2 chromosome 11, CSIRO_AGI_Rlap_v1, whole genome shotgun sequence window:
- the LOC139874337 gene encoding F-box only protein 8-like, whose product MANFIPLVLQIKILCRILCRLPAKSLIRFRSVSKEWKSLIDSSEFNSDFIVHQAPRKRLLFWCEYTHNDCIVDDDDSIPQQKISLSHPLSFNRFYDRSLNRKQMEFVGCSYGLLCYAGSYLSEDDDYFNRYVIWNPTIRKSVVIDALYNKRIYVGFGVCPNTLDPKIKVWRVEVFTLSGGVWRSSLTKLPRKWLNIDLYYHGIGYKTPLVINGFIYWCAYSNSTNTVVFFDLGSEEFAKVQVPSYLYNTFDIFKLRNSLGVVGIDREEVHNVCLMDHVSKSFIKLYTFTLPKMCSWSKVLGFRDNEQLIIVKSDDAHGSEFVAYDPNLKHFNGLGNDVSCSTFTSYTESLILLDQSGTLNDDDDEGDDGHTTRFLDHQR is encoded by the exons aTGGCGAATTTCATACCTTTAGTTCTACAAATTAAAATCCTTTGTCGTATCCTTTGTCGTCTTCCTGCTAAATCATTGATTCGATTTAGATCGGTCTCAAAAGAGTGGAAGTCTTTAATTGATAGCTCTGAATTTAATTCCGATTTCATTGTCCACCAGGCTCCACGAAAACGTCTTCTTTTTTGGTGTGAGTATACACATAATGATTGtatagttgatgatgatgattcaatcCCCCAACAAAAGATTTCTTTGTCGCATCCTCTGTCTTTTAACCGATTTTATGACCGAAGTTTAAATAGAAAGCAAATGGAGTTTGTTGGTTGCTCTTATGGCTTGCTTTGCTATGCTGGTAGTTATTTAAGTGAAGATGATGATTATTTCAATCGTTACGTTATATGGAATCCTACGATAAGAAAAtcagtagtaattgatgcactttatAATAAGCGTATTTATGTTGGTTTTGGTGTTTGTCCTAACACTCTTGACCCTAAGATT AAAGTTTGGCGAGTTGAAGTATTTACGTTAAGTGGAGGGGTGTGGAGAAGTTCGTTAACCAAACTTCCTCGTAAATGGTTGAATATTGATTTGTATTACCATGGTATTGGTTACAAAACTCCATTAGTTATAAACGGGTTTATTTACTGGTGTGCCTATAGTAATTCTACTAACACGGTCGTAttttttgatttgggaagtgaagaATTCGCAAAAGTACAAGTACCTAGTTATTTATATAACACTTTCGACATCTTTAAGCTAAGAAACTCTCTTGGTGTGGTTGGAATTGATAGAGAAGAAGTTCACAATGTGTGTTTGATGGACCATGTTTCAAAATCGTTTATCAAGCTCTACACTTTTACCTTACCAAAGATGTGTTCGTGGTCGAAAGTATTGGGATTCAGGGATAATGAGCAACTTATAATCGTAAAGAGCGATGATGCACATGGATCTGAGTTTGTAGCTTACGATCCCAATTTGAAACACTTCAACGGTCTTGGGAACGATGTGAGTTGTTCCACTTTTACCTCCTACACAGAATCACTAATTTTGCTTGATCAATCAGGTAcacttaatgatgatgatgatgaaggtgatgatgGACACACTACAAGATTTTTAGATCACCAAAGGTGA